A single region of the Changchengzhania lutea genome encodes:
- the mgtE gene encoding magnesium transporter: MPRHLLEEKENIQFKLNDALIQQVEQLLETNDDKALHKLLDDFHYADIAEILDELDLDQAVYIIKLLDSDTTSDILMELDEDNREKVLRNLSSKEIAEEIEELDTDDAADILAELSDERQEEVISNIIDEEHKAEITELLAYDEDSAGGLMAKELVKVYETWTVAGCLRRIRGQAKDVTRVHSIYVVDKQEKLIGRLSLKDLIVAKSEQKIADIFISSVDSVNVSENVEEVAKIMTKYDLEAIPVVDDNQILLGRITIDDIVDVLKEEADKDYQLAAGITQDVEADDSILELTKARLPWLVLGLFGGLGSVFIMKDYEHIMETVPSLFFYTPLIAAMAGNVGVQSSAIIVQGLANDNVKGSLINRLLKEVGLSLINGFALALLVMLFGFVIGQNVTESLAIAISMMTVIVVAALVGTFVPIILDKRGIDPAIATGPFITTSNDILGIYLFFVIAGAIIGF; the protein is encoded by the coding sequence ATGCCACGCCATTTGTTAGAAGAAAAAGAGAACATACAATTCAAGCTCAACGATGCACTTATTCAGCAAGTAGAACAACTTCTTGAGACTAACGATGATAAGGCACTTCATAAATTATTAGACGATTTTCACTACGCAGATATTGCTGAAATTCTAGACGAGTTAGATTTAGACCAAGCGGTTTATATCATTAAATTGCTCGACTCAGACACGACTTCAGACATTTTAATGGAGCTCGATGAAGATAATCGAGAAAAAGTATTAAGAAATCTTTCATCCAAAGAAATTGCAGAGGAAATTGAAGAATTAGATACCGATGATGCTGCCGATATTCTTGCTGAACTTTCAGATGAGCGTCAGGAAGAAGTCATTTCTAATATTATAGATGAAGAGCACAAAGCAGAAATCACAGAGCTTTTAGCGTATGATGAGGATTCCGCCGGAGGCCTTATGGCAAAAGAACTCGTAAAGGTTTATGAAACGTGGACGGTGGCTGGATGCTTACGCAGAATTAGAGGGCAGGCAAAGGATGTGACAAGGGTGCATTCAATTTATGTGGTAGATAAGCAAGAAAAACTTATTGGGCGTTTATCCTTAAAAGATCTTATTGTTGCCAAAAGTGAACAAAAAATTGCCGATATTTTCATTTCAAGTGTCGACTCCGTAAATGTGAGTGAAAATGTAGAAGAAGTGGCTAAAATCATGACAAAGTACGATTTGGAAGCCATCCCAGTGGTAGACGATAACCAAATTCTTTTAGGTCGCATCACCATTGATGATATCGTAGATGTTTTAAAAGAAGAAGCCGATAAAGATTACCAACTAGCAGCAGGTATTACACAGGATGTTGAGGCAGATGATAGTATTCTGGAGCTTACCAAAGCACGATTGCCATGGTTAGTGCTAGGGCTTTTTGGTGGTTTAGGTAGTGTTTTTATCATGAAAGACTATGAGCACATCATGGAAACCGTGCCCTCATTATTTTTTTACACACCGTTAATTGCCGCCATGGCAGGAAACGTCGGGGTGCAATCCAGCGCTATTATAGTTCAAGGTTTAGCCAACGACAATGTGAAAGGAAGTTTAATAAATAGGCTGCTAAAAGAGGTTGGATTAAGTTTAATAAACGGTTTTGCACTAGCACTACTGGTCATGTTGTTTGGCTTCGTTATCGGGCAAAATGTCACAGAGAGTTTGGCCATTGCCATATCCATGATGACGGTCATTGTGGTAGCCGCCTTAGTAGGTACCTTTGTGCCTATCATTTTAGATAAACGCGGGATTGATCCCGCCATTGCCACCGGTCCTTTTATAACAACAAGTAATGACATTCTGGGTATTTATTTATTTTTTGTCATTGCTGGCGCTATTATCGGGTTTTAA